The following proteins come from a genomic window of Lolium rigidum isolate FL_2022 chromosome 5, APGP_CSIRO_Lrig_0.1, whole genome shotgun sequence:
- the LOC124654709 gene encoding uncharacterized protein LOC124654709 has protein sequence MDVGIAPSEPASRFFRREFEKTPSPEKEVLHQDQDDESFADESFADELLGFLDKEEQDPSRVELVLDLTYLGLADKEEESYADEVEEIEKRTAGATVGLPQFRTDEDGKLMELVSHKYIRALMKSPPPSKPLSDYSIEALKRTGITDEEELETVARGFRAMQSARDTQNDIIRQYRAQGYAYVALPAIRDGDD, from the exons ATGGACGTCGGAATCGCACCTTCTGAGCCGGCTTCTCGCTTCTTCAGAAGGGAGTTCGAGAAGACGCCCAGCCCCGAGAAGGAGGTCCTGCACCAGGACCaggacgacgagtccttcgcCGAC gagtccttcgcCGACGAGCTGTTGGGCTTCCTcgacaaggaggagcaggacccGAGCCGCGTCGAGCTGGTGCTGGACCTCACTTACCTGGGTCTGGcggacaaggaggaggagtcgTACGCCGACGAGGTGGAGGAGATCGAGAAGCGCACGGCCGGAGCGACCGTGGGCCTCCCCCAGTTCCGTACAGATGAGGACGGGAAGCTGATGGAGCTGGTGAGCCACAAGTACATCCGCGCGCTCATGAAGTCGCCGCCTCCTTCCAAGCCGCTATCGGACTACAGCATCGAGGCCCTCAAACGCACGGGGATcacggacgaggaggagctcgagacgGTGGCGAGGGGGTTCCGGGCCATGCAGAGCGCGCGGGACACGCAGAACGACATCATCCGGCAGTACCGCGCCCAGGGCTACGCCTACGTCGCGCTCCCAGCTATACGCGATGGAGATGATTAG